From the Ignavibacteria bacterium genome, the window AATCTGCGAAAGCGAGCTACCGCATATCGTGGCAAGCTCTTTACCAAGGACACGGCAAGTGGGCTACTCGACCTCAGTGTTGAGCGACTTTCAGCATTGCAGGACAAACTATACGCTCACAATCAATACGGCATGCTCATCTGTCTTCAGGCGATGGACGCTGCCGGAAAAGATGGGGCTGTCAAACACATCCTTTCTGGACTCAATCCGCAGGGTGTCCGTGTTACGTCGTTCAAGCAACCGTCGAGTGAGGAACTCGATCACGACTTTCTGTGGAGGCATTACCGAGCACTACCTGCAAGGGGAGAGATCGGGATCTTCAATCGCTCGCACTATGAAAACGTGCTGATATCTCGGGTTCATCCAGAGATCGTTCTTGGTGAAAACCTTCCGAGCATCAACCCGATCGCGGACATCACAAAGGAGTTCTGGGCTGAACGACTCCACATGATTCGCCAGTTTGAAAACATCGTAGTAGGAAGTGGCACCCTCGTTGTAAAGTTCTTTCTGCACGTTTCCAAGGAAGAACAGTGTAAGCGATTGATAAGTCGGATTGATGATCCAACCAAGAACTGGAAATTCTCCGTTGGAGATGTTCTAGAGCGTGCATATTGGGATGATTATCTTGACGCTTACGAGGAAGCAATTTCGGCAACCTCTACAGCTGATAGCCCGTGGTACGTTATTCCCGCTGACGACAAGTGGTATGCTCGTGTTGCCATGGCAACGATCATTCATTCGCATATGGACTCGTTGAACTTGTCATACCCAACACTTTCACCACAACAAAAAAGCGCGCTGAGAAAGGCGCGAAAGGAGCTCCTCCGTTGAGAATCATCCATGTACTTCTTCTCACCGTTTTTCTCGGCGCAAGTCTCCAAGCAACGGCCGATGGAACACCGAGGAAGAGCAAGAAGCCGGCTTCCAAGGCAACTCTCAATGTACCAGAGCCACCCGCAGAGTTGGTGATACAAGAACAACAACCGAGTCAGGTACAGAAGTCTGCTTCACGTTCTGCATCAACAGCGCCAGTTTCCGTGTCGATACCGCCTGTGCAACTACCGTCGGATCCGCAAGACACCTATCGTGAGCAATGGAGATTTGTTGCGCAGAGACGGATTGGAAGGTACCGGGTTATGCTGCCCGCAGGCATGCAACCAGGTCGAC encodes:
- a CDS encoding polyphosphate kinase 2 family protein, whose protein sequence is MVQKEPTSAEAHIATIAGSFERELHKLKVAEGKAANLRKRATAYRGKLFTKDTASGLLDLSVERLSALQDKLYAHNQYGMLICLQAMDAAGKDGAVKHILSGLNPQGVRVTSFKQPSSEELDHDFLWRHYRALPARGEIGIFNRSHYENVLISRVHPEIVLGENLPSINPIADITKEFWAERLHMIRQFENIVVGSGTLVVKFFLHVSKEEQCKRLISRIDDPTKNWKFSVGDVLERAYWDDYLDAYEEAISATSTADSPWYVIPADDKWYARVAMATIIHSHMDSLNLSYPTLSPQQKSALRKARKELLR